The DNA region GTCACGCCCGATCACTCTCACGGAACCCCTGGCGAGGGCGATCGAACCCCGGCTACGCTGGCGCCCATGCGGCGTCAGTTTTGGAAGCTATTTTGGATGCCGCCGCGTGCCCACGGCGAGGTGCTGCAGGAGCGGCGGGTCAGTTACGTCGAGCTCTTCTATGACCTGGTATTCGTCGTGGTGGTCGCGCGAGCGGCAAACGCCCTCGCTCACCACGTCTCGTGGGGTGGAGTTGGAGCCTTCGCTGTCATCTTTGCGATGGTGTGGATCCTGTGGCTCAACGGCACGATGTACTACGAGCTCCATGGCCGCGAGGACGGCCGCACCCGCACCTTCGTCTTTCTCGAGATGACCCTGCTGGCGATCCTTGCGGTATTCACAGGGGGTGCCAACGGCGGGTACGGGCGCGAGTTCGCCGCCGTCTACGCGTTGCTGCTCGCGGTCGTGACGCTGTTCTGGTGGCGCGTGCAGCGCTACGACGACCCCAAGTACCTCCCGCAGGCCAGGCGCTACGTCGGGTTCATGATGGGCGGCGTCGCCCTGATGGGCAGCAGTGCGTGGGCGCCCGAGGCGTGGCGCGTGCCGGTGTGGGCGGTGTTCGCCGTCATCGGGCTGACCCTCGCGCTCCTCACCTTCATGCGCCACCGCCCGGCGGACCAGGTCGCGACGGTGCCCACCGAGTCCCTCGTCGAGCGATTCGACCTCTTCACGATCCTCGTCCTCGGCGAGGTGGTGTCCGGGGTGGTCATCGGGCTGTCCGGCTCCGAGTTGGCCACCACCGGCGTCGTCGCCGCAGTTCTCGGAATGGTGCTCGCGTTCGCGTTCTGGTGGCTCTACTTCGACTTTGTGGGCCGCCACGTGCCGGTGAACGAGCCGCGCATTATCGGTGCATGGATCGGCTGGCACCTGCCGATCGCGGCGGCGATCGTGGGAGCGGGCGCGGCCGTCGTGAGCCTCGTCGAGCACTCTGGCGAAGCACACACGCCCGCGGCCACCGCGTGGCTGCTCGCGAGCGCGACGTCGCTCTTCCTCGTTTCGCTCGTCGGAGTGTCAGAGACGCTTCCCCACGCTCGAGCCGAGAACCGGGGCTTCCCGGTCGTGTCCGCGACACTGCTGGTGGCGGCCCTCGCCGTGCTCGTGGTGGGGGCGCTGCAACCCGTGGCATGGCTCTTTGCGCTGCTGCTTGTCCTCATCGCGTCGATCGGCTGGGTGGTCGCTGCGGCGCGGTCCGTCGCGCACGGCACCGCGCCTTTGCCCGACGGTCTCTGAGTCGCCCGACGGGCCGTGGCTCGCGATACGTGCCCGCGCATAGGCTAGGGGCGATGACAACACCCGCCCGCCCACCCCGTCCAGTGCACACCGCGACCGTGGTGCGCACCGAGACCGTCGCGCGCGACATGGTCCGCGTGATCCTGACCGGCGAGGACCTGCGCGCCCTACCCGAGCTCACGTTTACGGACGCCTACGTCAAGCTCCGGTTCGGCGAGGTGACGCGCACCTACACGGTCCGCCGCTTCGACCGCGGGACCAACGAGATGGCGATCGACTTTGTGATCCATGGCGACGTGGGGCTCGCGGGCCCGTGGGCCGCGCGTGCCAAGCCCGGCGACGAGATCTCGTTCATGGGTCCAAGCGGCGCCTGGGCACCATCGGCCGATGCCGACGTGCACCTCCTCGTCGGCGACGAGGCCGCGATCCCCGCGATCGCCGCGGCACTCGAGGCGCTACCCGACGATGCGAGGGCGCTGGTCTTCATTGAGGTCACCTCGGCGGAACATCACCAGCCGCTACCCGCGACGTCCAGGACCGAGATCACGTGGGTGCACCGCGACGAGCACGGGCTCGGGTACGGCGAGGCCCTGACGCGCGCGGTGGTAGCAGCGGGTGTGCCCGACGGCGTGGTTGAAGCTTTTGTGCACGGCAACGCCGACATGGTGAAGCCGCTGCGGCGCTTTCTGTTCTTTGATGCGGGGCTCGACCGTGCGCGGGTGTCGATCTCGGGCTACTGGCGCACGGGCCTCAACGAGGACGGCTGGCAGTC from Demequina lutea includes:
- a CDS encoding siderophore-interacting protein gives rise to the protein MTTPARPPRPVHTATVVRTETVARDMVRVILTGEDLRALPELTFTDAYVKLRFGEVTRTYTVRRFDRGTNEMAIDFVIHGDVGLAGPWAARAKPGDEISFMGPSGAWAPSADADVHLLVGDEAAIPAIAAALEALPDDARALVFIEVTSAEHHQPLPATSRTEITWVHRDEHGLGYGEALTRAVVAAGVPDGVVEAFVHGNADMVKPLRRFLFFDAGLDRARVSISGYWRTGLNEDGWQSSKREFNAAMEAEDPRRP
- a CDS encoding low temperature requirement protein A translates to MRRQFWKLFWMPPRAHGEVLQERRVSYVELFYDLVFVVVVARAANALAHHVSWGGVGAFAVIFAMVWILWLNGTMYYELHGREDGRTRTFVFLEMTLLAILAVFTGGANGGYGREFAAVYALLLAVVTLFWWRVQRYDDPKYLPQARRYVGFMMGGVALMGSSAWAPEAWRVPVWAVFAVIGLTLALLTFMRHRPADQVATVPTESLVERFDLFTILVLGEVVSGVVIGLSGSELATTGVVAAVLGMVLAFAFWWLYFDFVGRHVPVNEPRIIGAWIGWHLPIAAAIVGAGAAVVSLVEHSGEAHTPAATAWLLASATSLFLVSLVGVSETLPHARAENRGFPVVSATLLVAALAVLVVGALQPVAWLFALLLVLIASIGWVVAAARSVAHGTAPLPDGL